In one Vanacampus margaritifer isolate UIUO_Vmar chromosome 11, RoL_Vmar_1.0, whole genome shotgun sequence genomic region, the following are encoded:
- the cwc22 gene encoding pre-mRNA-splicing factor CWC22 homolog isoform X1: MDSPSTSPGQKQHRGESDEDPAPRHESPLAKSPAGGADGSRAGSGGSDSSDSSSGEDEHHVAMRKIRSSVAHITRAAEQPPPDVGHPDGSPSGRPDEFREQERSGPGSSGRSRERDRSRERGRSRERDRSRERDRSRGRAQSRSRERGRSRSRGRDWSRGRDRSWSRGRDRSRGRERSRSRGRERSRSRDRHSSDRGRHPRDRERGREQREQRGRGGPSADGQPAWSHQPPAKKKKEELDPILTRTGGAYIPPAKLRLMQQQITDKSSLAYQRMSWEALKKSINGLINKVNVSNIVNIIQEILQENIVRGRGLLSRSVLQAQAASPIFTHVYAAVVAIINSKFPQIGELILKRLILTFRRGYRRNIKQQCLTSSKFVAHLINQNVAHEVLCLEMLTLLLERPTDDSVEVSIAFLKECGLKLTDVSPRGINAIFERLRNVLHESAIDKRVQYMMEVMFAIRKDGFKDHPAIPEGLDLVDEDDQFTHMLPLDDDYDADEILNVFKMDPNFQENEDKYKTLKRDILDEGTSDSGDEGDSQDEDEDEDDKQDGEDEKVTVLDQTEVNLVAFRRTIYLVIQSSLDFEECAHKLIKMEFPDSQTKELCNMILDCCAQQRTYEKFFGLLAGRFCLLKKEYMESFEAIFAEQYETIHRLETNKLRNVARLFAHLLYTDSIPWSVLECIKISEETTTSSSRIFVKILFQELCAYMGLPRLNQRFKDMTLQSFFEGLFPRDNPRNTRFAINFFTSIGLGGLTDELREHLKNAPKMIMTQNQEVESSDSSSSDSSSSDSSSESDSSSSAGSSSSSDSDAKRKKKKQKGQSHKKTRTTRKTKAGQRGQEEKGREKGRGRREEDDDEEQEERARRRRGEGHKRGREDRSRMEEDKRGRGRAEERNKENRDGNREDRRRP; this comes from the exons ATGGATTCTCCAAGCACAAGTCCTGGTCAGAAACAACACCGTG GAGAGTCCGATGAGGACCCCGCGCCCCGGCACGAGTCCCCTCTTGCCAAGAGTCCGGCCGGAGGAGCAGACGGCAGTCGGGCGGGCAGCGGCGGCTCCGACAGCTCCGACAGCAGCAGCGGCGAGGACGAACATCACGTCGCCATGAGGAAGATCAGGAGCAGCGTGGCGCACATCACG AGGGCCGCAGAGCAACCGCCGCCCGACGTGGGACATCCCGACGGGTCCCCATCCGGACGCCCAGACGAGTTCAGGGAACAAGAGAGATCCGGGCCCGGAAGCTCCGGCAGATCCAGAGAACGGGACCGCTCCAGAGAGCGAGGCCGGTCCAGAGAACGGGACCGCTCCAGAGAACGGGACCGGTCCAGAGGACGAGCgcaatccaggtccagagaacGAGGCCGGTCCAGGTCCAGAGGAAGAGACTGGTCCAGAGGACGAGACCGGTCCTGGTCCAGAGGACGAGACCGGTCCAGAGGACGAGAACGGTCCAGGTCCAGAGGACGAGAACGGTCCAGGTCCAGAGACCGTCACAGTTCCGACAGAGGACGCCACCCTCG GGATCGCGAGCGGGGCAGGGAGCAACGAGAGCAGCGGGGGCGCGGCGGCCCCTCGGCCGACGGACAGCCGGCGTGGAGCCATCAGCCGCcggccaagaagaagaaggaggagctGGACCCCATCCTGACCCGGACGGGCGGCGCTTACATCCCGCCCGCCAAGCTGCGCCTCATGCAGCAGCAGATCACCGACAAGAGCAG CTTGGCCTACCAGAGGATGAGCTGGGAGGCGCTGAAGAAGTCCATCAACGGTCTGATCAACAAAGTCAACGTGTCCAACATCGTCAACATCATCCAAGAGATCTTGCAGGAGAACATCGTCCGGGGAAG ggGTCTGCTGTCCCGCTCGGTGCTTCAGGCGCAGGCGGCGTCGCCCATCTTCACGCACGTCTACGCCGCCGTGGTGGCCATCATCAACTCCAAGTTCCCGCAGATCGGCGAGCTCATCCTCAAGCGACTCATCCTCACCTTCAGGCGCGGATACCGACGCAACATCAAG caacaaTGTCTGACGTCGTCCAAGTTCGTGGCGCATCTCATCAACCAGAACGTG gccCACGAGGTTCTGTGTCTGGAGATGCTGACGCTGCTTCTGGAGCGGCCCACCGACGACAGCGTGGAGGTGTCCATCGCTTTCCTCAAGGAGTGCGGCCTCAAGCTCACCGACGTCTCCCCGCGCGGCATCAACG CCATCTTCGAGCGCCTGCGAAACGTCCTGCACGAGTCGGCCATCGACAAGCGCGTGCAGTACATGATGGAGGTGATGTTCGCCATCCGCAAGGACGGCTTCAAGGACCACCCCGCCATCCCCGAGGGGCTGGACCTGGTGGACGAGGACGACCAGTTCACGCACATGTTGCCGCTGGACGACGACTACGACGCCGACGAAATCCTGA aCGTGTTCAAGATGGACCCAAACTTCCAGGAAAACGAGGACAAGTACAAAACGCTGAAAAGAG ACATCTTGGACGAGGGCACCAGCGACTCCGGGGACGAAGGGGACAGccaggacgaggacgaggacgaagaTGACAAGCAGGACGGCGAAG ACGAGAAGGTGACCGTCTTGGACCAGACGGAAGTCAACCTGGTGGCCTTCAGGAGGACCATCTACCTTGTCATTCAGTCCAG TTTGGACTTTGAGGAGTGCGCTCACAAGCTGATCAAGATGGAATTTCCCGACAGTCAGACG aaGGAGCTTTGCAACATGATTCTGGACTGCTGTGCTCAGCAGAGGACCTACGAGAAGTTCTTTGGTTTGCTCGCTGGG AGGTTCTGCCTGCTGAAGAAGGAGTACATGGAGAGCTTCGAGGCCATCTTCGCCGAGCAGTACGAAACCATCCACAGGCTGGAGACCAACAAGCTGAGGAACGTGGCCAGGCTCTTTGCTCACCTCCTTTACACCGACTCCATCCCCTGGAGC GTTCTGGAGTGCATCAAGATCAGCGAGGAGACCACCACCTCATCCAGCAGAATCTTTGTCAAGATTCTTTTCCAGGAGCTGTGCGCCTACATGGGCCTCCCCAGACTCAACCAGCGCTTCAAAGACAT GACTCTGCAGAGCTTCTTTGAGGGACTTTTCCCTCGCGACAATCCCAGGAACACGCGATTCGCCATCAACTTTTTCACCTCCATCGGCCTGGGAGGACTCAC GGACGAGCTGCGGGAACATCTAAAGAACGCCCCCAAGATGATCATGACTCAGAACCAGGAAGTGGAATCTTCAGACTCCTCTTCCTccgactcctcctcctccgactCGTCCAGCGAATCGGATTCGTCCTCGTCAgccggcagcagcagcagctcag ACTCGGACGCCAAGcgcaaaaagaagaagcagaaagGACAAAGCCACAAGAAGACGAGGACGACGAGGAAGACCAAAGCCGGCCAGAGGGGGCAGGAGGAGAAAGGACGGGAGAAAGGACGCGGACGGCGggaagaagacgacgacgagGAGCAGGAGGAGAGGGCGAGGCGCAGAAGGGGGGAGGGGCACAAGCGAGGGAGGGAGGACAGGAGCAGGATGGAGGAGGACAAACGGGGGAGGGGGAGAGCAGAGGAGCGCAACAAGGAGAACCGAGACGGCAACCGAGAGGACAGGAGGCGGCCCTGA
- the cwc22 gene encoding pre-mRNA-splicing factor CWC22 homolog isoform X2: MDSPSTSPGQKQHRGESDEDPAPRHESPLAKSPAGGADGSRAGSGGSDSSDSSSGEDEHHVAMRKIRSSVAHITRAAEQPPPDVGHPDGSPSGRPDEFREQERSGPGSSGRSRERDRSRERGRSRERDRSRERDRSRGRAQSRSRERGRSRSRGRDWSRGRDRSWSRGRERSRSRDRHSSDRGRHPRDRERGREQREQRGRGGPSADGQPAWSHQPPAKKKKEELDPILTRTGGAYIPPAKLRLMQQQITDKSSLAYQRMSWEALKKSINGLINKVNVSNIVNIIQEILQENIVRGRGLLSRSVLQAQAASPIFTHVYAAVVAIINSKFPQIGELILKRLILTFRRGYRRNIKQQCLTSSKFVAHLINQNVAHEVLCLEMLTLLLERPTDDSVEVSIAFLKECGLKLTDVSPRGINAIFERLRNVLHESAIDKRVQYMMEVMFAIRKDGFKDHPAIPEGLDLVDEDDQFTHMLPLDDDYDADEILNVFKMDPNFQENEDKYKTLKRDILDEGTSDSGDEGDSQDEDEDEDDKQDGEDEKVTVLDQTEVNLVAFRRTIYLVIQSSLDFEECAHKLIKMEFPDSQTKELCNMILDCCAQQRTYEKFFGLLAGRFCLLKKEYMESFEAIFAEQYETIHRLETNKLRNVARLFAHLLYTDSIPWSVLECIKISEETTTSSSRIFVKILFQELCAYMGLPRLNQRFKDMTLQSFFEGLFPRDNPRNTRFAINFFTSIGLGGLTDELREHLKNAPKMIMTQNQEVESSDSSSSDSSSSDSSSESDSSSSAGSSSSSDSDAKRKKKKQKGQSHKKTRTTRKTKAGQRGQEEKGREKGRGRREEDDDEEQEERARRRRGEGHKRGREDRSRMEEDKRGRGRAEERNKENRDGNREDRRRP; the protein is encoded by the exons ATGGATTCTCCAAGCACAAGTCCTGGTCAGAAACAACACCGTG GAGAGTCCGATGAGGACCCCGCGCCCCGGCACGAGTCCCCTCTTGCCAAGAGTCCGGCCGGAGGAGCAGACGGCAGTCGGGCGGGCAGCGGCGGCTCCGACAGCTCCGACAGCAGCAGCGGCGAGGACGAACATCACGTCGCCATGAGGAAGATCAGGAGCAGCGTGGCGCACATCACG AGGGCCGCAGAGCAACCGCCGCCCGACGTGGGACATCCCGACGGGTCCCCATCCGGACGCCCAGACGAGTTCAGGGAACAAGAGAGATCCGGGCCCGGAAGCTCCGGCAGATCCAGAGAACGGGACCGCTCCAGAGAGCGAGGCCGGTCCAGAGAACGGGACCGCTCCAGAGAACGGGACCGGTCCAGAGGACGAGCgcaatccaggtccagagaacGAGGCCGGTCCAGGTCCAGAGGAAGAGACTGGTCCAGAGGACGAGACCGGTCCTG GTCCAGAGGACGAGAACGGTCCAGGTCCAGAGACCGTCACAGTTCCGACAGAGGACGCCACCCTCG GGATCGCGAGCGGGGCAGGGAGCAACGAGAGCAGCGGGGGCGCGGCGGCCCCTCGGCCGACGGACAGCCGGCGTGGAGCCATCAGCCGCcggccaagaagaagaaggaggagctGGACCCCATCCTGACCCGGACGGGCGGCGCTTACATCCCGCCCGCCAAGCTGCGCCTCATGCAGCAGCAGATCACCGACAAGAGCAG CTTGGCCTACCAGAGGATGAGCTGGGAGGCGCTGAAGAAGTCCATCAACGGTCTGATCAACAAAGTCAACGTGTCCAACATCGTCAACATCATCCAAGAGATCTTGCAGGAGAACATCGTCCGGGGAAG ggGTCTGCTGTCCCGCTCGGTGCTTCAGGCGCAGGCGGCGTCGCCCATCTTCACGCACGTCTACGCCGCCGTGGTGGCCATCATCAACTCCAAGTTCCCGCAGATCGGCGAGCTCATCCTCAAGCGACTCATCCTCACCTTCAGGCGCGGATACCGACGCAACATCAAG caacaaTGTCTGACGTCGTCCAAGTTCGTGGCGCATCTCATCAACCAGAACGTG gccCACGAGGTTCTGTGTCTGGAGATGCTGACGCTGCTTCTGGAGCGGCCCACCGACGACAGCGTGGAGGTGTCCATCGCTTTCCTCAAGGAGTGCGGCCTCAAGCTCACCGACGTCTCCCCGCGCGGCATCAACG CCATCTTCGAGCGCCTGCGAAACGTCCTGCACGAGTCGGCCATCGACAAGCGCGTGCAGTACATGATGGAGGTGATGTTCGCCATCCGCAAGGACGGCTTCAAGGACCACCCCGCCATCCCCGAGGGGCTGGACCTGGTGGACGAGGACGACCAGTTCACGCACATGTTGCCGCTGGACGACGACTACGACGCCGACGAAATCCTGA aCGTGTTCAAGATGGACCCAAACTTCCAGGAAAACGAGGACAAGTACAAAACGCTGAAAAGAG ACATCTTGGACGAGGGCACCAGCGACTCCGGGGACGAAGGGGACAGccaggacgaggacgaggacgaagaTGACAAGCAGGACGGCGAAG ACGAGAAGGTGACCGTCTTGGACCAGACGGAAGTCAACCTGGTGGCCTTCAGGAGGACCATCTACCTTGTCATTCAGTCCAG TTTGGACTTTGAGGAGTGCGCTCACAAGCTGATCAAGATGGAATTTCCCGACAGTCAGACG aaGGAGCTTTGCAACATGATTCTGGACTGCTGTGCTCAGCAGAGGACCTACGAGAAGTTCTTTGGTTTGCTCGCTGGG AGGTTCTGCCTGCTGAAGAAGGAGTACATGGAGAGCTTCGAGGCCATCTTCGCCGAGCAGTACGAAACCATCCACAGGCTGGAGACCAACAAGCTGAGGAACGTGGCCAGGCTCTTTGCTCACCTCCTTTACACCGACTCCATCCCCTGGAGC GTTCTGGAGTGCATCAAGATCAGCGAGGAGACCACCACCTCATCCAGCAGAATCTTTGTCAAGATTCTTTTCCAGGAGCTGTGCGCCTACATGGGCCTCCCCAGACTCAACCAGCGCTTCAAAGACAT GACTCTGCAGAGCTTCTTTGAGGGACTTTTCCCTCGCGACAATCCCAGGAACACGCGATTCGCCATCAACTTTTTCACCTCCATCGGCCTGGGAGGACTCAC GGACGAGCTGCGGGAACATCTAAAGAACGCCCCCAAGATGATCATGACTCAGAACCAGGAAGTGGAATCTTCAGACTCCTCTTCCTccgactcctcctcctccgactCGTCCAGCGAATCGGATTCGTCCTCGTCAgccggcagcagcagcagctcag ACTCGGACGCCAAGcgcaaaaagaagaagcagaaagGACAAAGCCACAAGAAGACGAGGACGACGAGGAAGACCAAAGCCGGCCAGAGGGGGCAGGAGGAGAAAGGACGGGAGAAAGGACGCGGACGGCGggaagaagacgacgacgagGAGCAGGAGGAGAGGGCGAGGCGCAGAAGGGGGGAGGGGCACAAGCGAGGGAGGGAGGACAGGAGCAGGATGGAGGAGGACAAACGGGGGAGGGGGAGAGCAGAGGAGCGCAACAAGGAGAACCGAGACGGCAACCGAGAGGACAGGAGGCGGCCCTGA
- the znf385b gene encoding zinc finger protein 385B isoform X2, whose product MEGRKRWSSFDDNREMGSYSGRDHFKFPRTASSASESYNQPYNESYNQPYNESYNQPYNESYNESYNQPYNQAYNEQPNQPYNEQFNEPPKKKYGEPHAVNNNEHYSAHFSAPFPSGPSRSDSDVSSQRFPKEAGVQRAPWNQNKTEGICCCPAHEGNMCSTLAAVLPGLLGGAAGQASMMMKPFLRFPVNNNTVAPPAPTLFPPFNMMDPVQKAVMKHTFGRRGGRGAAAAVKRKQPAKCAVCQLKFNSSSQAQAHYRGSRHAKKLKMQQSKNEHKKLAVPVGSSGTGAAPSVAASANRNTGTKHKNLLDTPGGSGSIKAFPQAGVKLAPAAAPASKGSGLPSKTFQCQTCNIHVNSEIQLKQHISSKRHTDRVEGKPSKPKFNKSQPMEVTTSSDLSSLPQGSSASSVSSSLPCPALGPVKASPGSALIPPY is encoded by the exons ATGGAAGGACGCAAACGCTGGAGTTCTTTCGACGACAACAGAGAAATGGGCAGCTACAGCGGGAGAGACCATTTCAAGTTCCCCAGAACGGCGAGTAGCGCAAGCGAGTCGTACAACCAACCGTACAACGAGTCGTACAACCAACCGTACAACGAGTCGTACAACCAACCGTACAACGAGTCGTACAACGAGTCGTACAACCAACCGTACAACCAAGCGTACAACGAGCAACCCAACCAACCGTACAACGAGCAATTCAACGAACCTCCCAAAAAGAAGTACGGCGAACCTCACGCGgtgaacaacaacgaacactaCAGCGCACATTTCTCCGCGCCGTTCCCCAGCGGACCGAGCCGCTCCGATAGCGACGTTAGCTCGCAGCGCTTTCCCAAAGAGGCCGGCGTACAGCGGGCGCCGTGGAACCAAAATAAGACGGAGGGAATTTGCTGTTGCCCGGCACACGAAG GAAACATGTGCTCCACGCTGGCCGCTGTCCTACCAGGCCTGCTAGGTGGCGCCGCAGGACAAGCCAGCATGATGATGAAACCATTCCTGCGTTTTCCCGTCAACAACAACACTGTTGCTCCACCCGCGCCTACTCTTTTCCCTCCTTTCAATATG ATGGACCCGGTGCAGAAGGCGGTGATGAAGCACACGTTCGGCCGGCGTGGCGGCAGAGGCGCGGCCGCCGCGGTGAAGAGGAAGCAGCCAGCCAAGTGCGCCGTCTGCCAGCTCAAGTTCAACTCAAGC TCGCAGGCGCAGGCGCACTACCGAGGCAGCCGCCACGCCAAGAAGCTGAAGATGCAGCAGAGCAAGAACGAGCACAAGAAGCTGGCGGTCCCAGTCGGCTCCAGCGGCACCGGCGCCGCCCCCTCAGTGGCAGCAAGCGCCAATCGCAACACAG GCACCAAGCACAAGAACCTGTTGGACACTCCTGGCGGTTCGGGTTCCATCAAAGCCTTCCCACAAGCCGGCGTCAAGTTGGCTCCCGCCGCCGCTCCAGCGTCAAAGGGTTCGGGTCTCCCGAGCAAAACCTTCCAATGCCAAACCTGCAACATCCACGTCAACTCTGAGATTCAACTCAAGCAG CACATCTCCAGCAAGAGGCACACCGACCGCGTGGAAGGGAAGCCGAGCAAGCCCAAATTCAACAAAAGTCAACCGATG GAGGTGACCACGTCCTCGGATCTGTCCTCGCTGCCGCAGggctcctccgcctcctccgtgtCCTCGTCCTTACCTTGTCCTGCGCTTGGACCCGTCAAAGCCAGCCCGGGTTCTGCCCTCATCCCGCCCTACTGA
- the znf385b gene encoding zinc finger protein 385B isoform X1 produces the protein MEGRKRWSSFDDNREMGSYSGRDHFKFPRTASSASESYNQPYNESYNQPYNESYNQPYNESYNESYNQPYNQAYNEQPNQPYNEQFNEPPKKKYGEPHAVNNNEHYSAHFSAPFPSGPSRSDSDVSSQRFPKEAGVQRAPWNQNKTEGICCCPAHEGNMCSTLAAVLPGLLGGAAGQASMMMKPFLRFPVNNNTVAPPAPTLFPPFNMMDPVQKAVMKHTFGRRGGRGAAAAVKRKQPAKCAVCQLKFNSSSQAQAHYRGSRHAKKLKMQQSKNEHKKLAVPVGSSGTGAAPSVAASANRNTEAGKKGAEQAKKPLYCSLCKVSVNSLLQLEAHNTGTKHKNLLDTPGGSGSIKAFPQAGVKLAPAAAPASKGSGLPSKTFQCQTCNIHVNSEIQLKQHISSKRHTDRVEGKPSKPKFNKSQPMEVTTSSDLSSLPQGSSASSVSSSLPCPALGPVKASPGSALIPPY, from the exons ATGGAAGGACGCAAACGCTGGAGTTCTTTCGACGACAACAGAGAAATGGGCAGCTACAGCGGGAGAGACCATTTCAAGTTCCCCAGAACGGCGAGTAGCGCAAGCGAGTCGTACAACCAACCGTACAACGAGTCGTACAACCAACCGTACAACGAGTCGTACAACCAACCGTACAACGAGTCGTACAACGAGTCGTACAACCAACCGTACAACCAAGCGTACAACGAGCAACCCAACCAACCGTACAACGAGCAATTCAACGAACCTCCCAAAAAGAAGTACGGCGAACCTCACGCGgtgaacaacaacgaacactaCAGCGCACATTTCTCCGCGCCGTTCCCCAGCGGACCGAGCCGCTCCGATAGCGACGTTAGCTCGCAGCGCTTTCCCAAAGAGGCCGGCGTACAGCGGGCGCCGTGGAACCAAAATAAGACGGAGGGAATTTGCTGTTGCCCGGCACACGAAG GAAACATGTGCTCCACGCTGGCCGCTGTCCTACCAGGCCTGCTAGGTGGCGCCGCAGGACAAGCCAGCATGATGATGAAACCATTCCTGCGTTTTCCCGTCAACAACAACACTGTTGCTCCACCCGCGCCTACTCTTTTCCCTCCTTTCAATATG ATGGACCCGGTGCAGAAGGCGGTGATGAAGCACACGTTCGGCCGGCGTGGCGGCAGAGGCGCGGCCGCCGCGGTGAAGAGGAAGCAGCCAGCCAAGTGCGCCGTCTGCCAGCTCAAGTTCAACTCAAGC TCGCAGGCGCAGGCGCACTACCGAGGCAGCCGCCACGCCAAGAAGCTGAAGATGCAGCAGAGCAAGAACGAGCACAAGAAGCTGGCGGTCCCAGTCGGCTCCAGCGGCACCGGCGCCGCCCCCTCAGTGGCAGCAAGCGCCAATCGCAACACAG AAGCGGGCAAGAAGGGGGCGGAGCAGGCCAAGAAGCCGCTCTACTGCTCGCTCTGCAAAGTGTCCGTCAACTCGCTCCTGCAGCTGGAGGCCCACAATACAG GCACCAAGCACAAGAACCTGTTGGACACTCCTGGCGGTTCGGGTTCCATCAAAGCCTTCCCACAAGCCGGCGTCAAGTTGGCTCCCGCCGCCGCTCCAGCGTCAAAGGGTTCGGGTCTCCCGAGCAAAACCTTCCAATGCCAAACCTGCAACATCCACGTCAACTCTGAGATTCAACTCAAGCAG CACATCTCCAGCAAGAGGCACACCGACCGCGTGGAAGGGAAGCCGAGCAAGCCCAAATTCAACAAAAGTCAACCGATG GAGGTGACCACGTCCTCGGATCTGTCCTCGCTGCCGCAGggctcctccgcctcctccgtgtCCTCGTCCTTACCTTGTCCTGCGCTTGGACCCGTCAAAGCCAGCCCGGGTTCTGCCCTCATCCCGCCCTACTGA